One stretch of Plutella xylostella chromosome 15, ilPluXylo3.1, whole genome shotgun sequence DNA includes these proteins:
- the LOC119691156 gene encoding ras-related protein Rab-7a, with protein sequence MSSRKKVLLKVIILGDSGVGKTSLMNQFVNKKFSNQYKATIGADFLTKEVIVDDRIVTMQIWDTAGQERFQSLGVAFYRGADCCVLVFDVTAPVTFKSLESWRDEFLIQASPRDPENFPFVILGNKVDLENRAVSAKRAQQWCQSKNDIPYFETSAKEAVNVELAFQTIARNALAQETEAELYNEFPDQIKLNSNDNNRNRDGDNCAC encoded by the coding sequence ATGTCGTCAAGAAAAAAGGTGCTTCTGAAAGTGATCATTCTTGGAGACAGTGGTGTGGGGAAGACATCGCTAATGAATCAGTTTGTCAACAAAAAATTCTCAAACCAGTACAAAGCAACAATAGGCGCTGATTTCCTCACGAAGGAAGTAATCGTCGACGACAGGATCGTCACAATGCAAATATGGGACACTGCGGGCCAGGAGCGCTTCCAGTCGCTCGGAGTGGCGTTCTATCGCGGGGCGGATTGCTGCGTATTAGTGTTTGACGTAACTGCCCCCGTTACGTTCAAGTCCTTGGAAAGTTGGAGAGATGAGTTCCTGATACAAGCGTCGCCGCGGGATCCCGAGAATTTCCCTTTTGTCATTTTAGGCAACAAAGTGGACTTGGAAAACCGAGCCGTGTCTGCTAAGCGCGCCCAACAGTGGTGTCAAAGCAAAAATGATATACCATACTTTGAAACCAGTGCCAAAGAAGCTGTGAATGTTGAGCTTGCCTTCCAAACCATAGCTAGAAATGCACTCGCCCAGGAAACCGAAGCTGAGCTTTACAATGAATTCCCCGACCAGATCAAGTTGAACTCCAACGACAACAACCGCAACCGAGACGGTGATAACTGTGCATGCTAG